From the genome of Streptomyces spinoverrucosus:
AGCGCGGCGAAGGCCTCGGCGTGGTTGCCCTTGCGGTACTCCAGCTCGCCGTCGAGCATCTCCGCGGCGACGGCGAGGATGTCGGCGCAGGTGTTGTTGAACAGGGTGCGGGACTGCGGGACCCGGCCGACGGCCTCGCGGAACCGCCGCCGCTCGGCCTCGGCCTCGTCGATCCGGCCGGTCGCGGAGAGGGCGACGCCGCGCGCGTAGTGCAGCATCGCGATGGTCACGCAGTAGAGCCGCACGTCCTCGGGGAAGGGCAGCTGAAGGATGTCCGCCCAGCGGCCGAAGCGGATCAGCACGTGGACCCGCATGGCGAGGAAGCCCTCCAGCCAGTCGGCCATGGGCGGGCTCTCCACCCGCAGCAGCTCCTCCGTGATGGTCTCCTCAAGCTTGGCGGCCGTTTCCAGCGCGGTCCGGGACTGGCCGAGGAACATCGCGCCGTAGATCTTGAAGTGGTAGTTGTGCGAGCGGTAGAGGGTGTAGAAGTTCATCGGGCCGGACTGCGCGAGGAACTTCTCGTCGGCGGCGATCGCGTCGCTGTTGCCCGCGACCACACGCCGGTAGTCGCCGCACAGCACGTCCAGGTGCGAGGGCATGTGCAGGAGGTGCCCGGCGTCGGGCACCAGGGGGCGCAGCCGGTCGGCGACGGTCAGGGCCGCCTCGGGGGTGGGGGACATCTCCATCAGGTGGATGTACATGTGCAGCACGCCGGGGTGCCGTGCCCCGTCCTCGGTGGCGATCGCGCGTTCGAGGACGTCCTTGGCCTCAAGGGTGCGGGTCCCCTCGGCGGGCTCTCCGGTGCGGATGTCCCACAGCTGCCAGGGGGTGAGGTTCATCAGGGCGTCGGCGTACAGGGTGGCGATGTCGAGGTCGTCGGGGGCGAGTTCGTACACCGCGCGCATGCGGTCGGCGTAGGGCTCGTTCCACACCGAGCAGTCCTCGACGGCCTCGGACTGCGGGTAACGGGCGCGCAGGGCCTCGATCAGGGCGCGCTCCACGGGTGTGGCGCCGGCCGACTTCTCGTGCGCGCGTTCCACGGCGGCGTGGGTGCGGTCGACGCTGCGGACCAGTTCCTGCTCGTCGAAGGCGTCCCAGGGCTTGTTGTAGTTGGGGCCGAGGGCGTAGGCGATGCCCCAGTGGGCCATGGCGCAGTCGGGGTCGGCGGCCACGGCGGCCTCGAAGCAGGAGACGGCCTCCTCGTGGTGGAAGGCGTACGTCCAGATCAGGCCGCGGTCGAACCACAGCTGGGCTTCGGGCGACGAGGTCGTCACCGGGCGGGTGTGGGTGCCGAGGTCGTAGTAGTCCATCCGTGTCTCCTGTGATCGCGCGGGCGTCGCGGCACCGGCTCGCCGGCTCCCGACCCGGGCAATTCTCAGGTGCCGTCGGGGCGTTGGCGGGCCGTACGCACGCGATGGGGGCAGCGACGACACGAAAGAGGGATCACGGGTGCGGTACCGGTGACCTTGGAGGAGTGGGCTGCTGGGCCAAGTACGTCCCTCGGGCATCCCAAGCACAACTCAACCCTTGGCCATGAATTCACCATGCCAGGCCATGATTCAGTAGTATGAACCCCACAGCTTCGCCTCGGACATACGTTCGTGGACGTGAACCTCGACAACACCCCTCTCAGAGGCACCGGCGTTGAGCCGACCTCGTCCGCCACGGCGGCGCCCGCCCGCCGTGCCCTCCTGCGCGCCGCTCTGACCGGCGCCGCGGCGCTCGGTGCCGGCCTCGCCCTCGACGCCTCCCCCGCGTCCGCCGTCACCGCAGCGCCGCACCACCGCCCGAGCACCCCCGCGCAGGCCCTGCGCGAGCTGGAGGCGGGCAATCTGCGCTGGCGCACCTTCCGTGAGCGGCACCCCAACGAGTCACCGGCCGTCCGGCAGACGCTGACGTCCGGTCAGCACCCGTTCGCGGTGATCCTCAGCTGCGTCGACTCCCGCGTCCCCCCGGAGCTGGTCTTCGACCAGGGGCTCGGTGACCTGCTCACGGTGCGCAGCGCGGGTGAGGTCCTGGACGAGGCCGTGCTCGGCAGCGTCGCCTACGGGGTCCTCGAACTGGCCATACCGCTCGTCCTGGTCCTCGGCCACCAGTCGTGCGGCGCCGTGCGGGCCGCCGTCGAGGCGGAGGAGTCCGGGCAGCGGCTGCCGGCCCACATCCAGTACCTGGCCGACGAGATAAGCCCGGCCATCGACCACACCAAGGAGGGCGACGCCCGCGTCGACGCGAGCGTCGACGCCAACGTACGGCTCGTCCGTTCCCGCCTCGCCGCCGAACCCGACCTGGCCGCCAAGGTGGCGTCCGGGCAACTCGCCGTCGTCGGCGCGCGCTACGAGCTGACGACCCAGCGCGTGCACCGCATCGACTGACACGTCACGCACGGGGGCGGGCGGACACGCGATCCGCCCGCCCCCACGGGTCAGTTCGGGTTGTCGCCGTGCGTGAGGGTCTCCCAGGCCACGAAGAGGTTGTTGCTGCCGGCCGGGCGGTTGCGCTCGGTCAGGGCCTGGGTGTTGGTCATGGCATGGCCGAGCCGGTTGTGCAGGGCGTTGTAGCCGACCTCGGTGACCGGCCCGAGCCCGAGGTGCAGGGAGCCGCCGCACAGCCAGCTCGGGACGGCCGCGCCCATCTCGTACTTGGCCTGGAAGCCGAGGGCGTGCCGGAGCCGTTCGCCGACGTCGGTGCCGTAGAGGTCCTGGCCCTGGATGCGGCTGGTCTCCGCCACGTGGGAGATGGCGGAGATGCCGTATCCGGTGTGGGTGAGGTCCCGGCAGGTCTCCTGGGTGAGGCCGGTGACGAAGGTGGACTGGCCCTGCCAGTACCTGACGATCTTGTCGCGGGTGTCGAGGTTCTGGCTCGGCACCGTCTTCGGCAGGTCGCCGTCGGAGGCGAGGTAGACGAAGGCGGCGGTGCGGGTGCGGAACTTCGCCATGGCCTTGTCGTAGGAGGCCTTGTCCTCCAGGAAGACGGAGATGCCGATCGCGGCCTCCATCATCGACAGCTCCCAGTTGCCGTTGGAGTTCGAGCCGTTGATGATCTCGGGAAGGTAGACGGAGCGGAGCATGGTGGCGAAGCGCCCGGAGTTCGCCCAGTTTCCGGTGTAGGTGTACTTGATGATCTCGGCGGCCTTGGGCCAGGAGGAGCCGGCCCAGCCGGTCTGCAGCGGGGCGTTGCTGTTGGTGTGATCGCGGATCACGGCCGACCAGGCGTCCATCAGTTCGATGGCCTTGCGGGCGTGCCGCTCGTCGCGGGTGATGTACCAGGCGAGGGCGTGGGTGTACGCGGCGATCGCGTCCTCGCGCTCGTCGGTGCAGCCGTTGTTGGGGTTGGAGTAGGAGCCGCACTCGACGACCGCGCGGGGCTTGGGTGTGCGGTTCAGGTCGGCGTACTTGCTCGCCATCATCCGGTCGAAGGCACCCTTCCAGGGCTGGGCGCCGGCACCAACCTTGCTCCGCGTGAAGTCCAACTGGCTCTTGGAGACGGTCACTCCGGGGTGGACGAAGGTGGCGGGGGCGGCGTCGGCGCGGGGTGCGCCGGGTCCGGCGAGCACGGTGGCCACCAGGGCGGCCGCGGTGGCGGTGGTCGCGGCCAGGAGCGGGAGCCGAGTCCTGCGGCGGGGTCGAACGGGTGCGTCTGCCATGGGGGGTCCGTTCTTGTATGTGAACGACGGGTGAGTGACTGAACGCGCGCGTTGGCCGTGACCATAGGTACGGACCAGCCTTCCGTCAAGACGCAAGGAAAGAAGAGGCGTTGGGGTGACGCGCGGAAAGTTACCTAGAGGTATGTCGTGACTTCGTATGCCGACGGCAGTAGAACCCGTTTCGATTCACTCGAAAACGAGGAGTGCCGTATGAGCGCTGACCTCCAGAACAGACCCCCACTAAGCGGAATCTCCCGCCGCCGATTCATCGCTGGAACGAGTTTCATTACGGGCGCCGCGGTGATCGGCGGTCACCACTCTCACGCCCTGGCGGCCCCGCAACAGAACACCGCCGTAATCAAACCGGGCGTGCGGATTCCGGTCCTGGTGATCGGCACCGGATACGGCGGCTCGGTAGCCGCTCTCCGGCTCGCGCAGGCCGGTGTCGAAGTGCACATGGTCGACATGGGAATGGCCTGGGACACCCCGGGTCCGGACGGAAAGATCTTCGCCAACACCACCACTCCCGACTATCGGTCGTTCTGGCTGCGCACCAGAACCAAACAACCCCTCAGCAACTTCCTCGGCTTTCCGCTCGACAAGGACGTGCCCCGTTACACCGGCATTCTCGATGCCGAGGAAATGGGCGGGATCACGGTCTATCAGGGACGCGGAGTCGGCGGCGGATCACTCGTCAACGGCGGCATGGCCGTGACACCGAGGCGCGAGAACTTCGGTGCCGTCCTGCCCTCCGTCGACGCGGACGAGATGTACGACGTGTACTACCCGCGCGCCAACGCCGAACTCGGCGTCAGCACCATCGACCCGGCCTGGTTCGAGACGGCCGCGTGCTACCAGTACGCCCGGGTGGGCCGCAAACACGCCCAGCGTTCCGGGTTCCCCTTCGTCTTCGTCCCGGACGTCTACGACTGGGACTACATGAAGCAGGAGGCCGCCGGCACGGTCCCGAAGTCGGCGCTGGCCGGTGAGATCCTCTACGGCAACAACCACGGCAAGAAGTCACTCCAGCAGACCTATCTCGCCCGGGCCCGGGCCACCGGGAAGGTCACCATCTCGCCGCTGCACAGGGTCGTCTCCGTCGCTCCCGCGTCCCTGGGCGGCTACACGGTCGGCATGGAGCAACTCGACACCGGCGGCGCCGTCACGGCCACGAAAACGGTCACCGCGGACCGCGTGTTCTTCGCCGCCGGCAGCGTCGGCACCAGCAAACTCCTGGTCCGGCTGAAGGCGACCGGCGCACTACCCGGCCTGAACGGCGAGGTCGGAAAGGGCTGGGGCGACAACGGCAATGTCATGTGCGGGCGGGCCAACCACATGTGGGATCCCACCGGTGCCCTGCAGTCCGCGATTCCCACCGCCGGTATCGACAACTGGGCCGCCGGCGGAGCCTTCGCTGAAGTCGCGCCGCTGCCCACCGGAATCGAGACGTACGCCTCGTTCTATCTGTCGATCACCAAGAATCCGCACCGCGCGGAGTTCTCGTGGAACCCGGCGAACGGAAAGGTGGAACTGAACTGGCAGACGTCCTGGAAGCAGCCGTCGATCACCATGGCCAAGTCGATATTCGACCGGATCAACGCGAAAGAGGGCACGATCTACCGCACCGATCTCTTCGGCATCCACAAGATCTGGGGCGACCACCTCACCTACCATCCCCTGGGAGGCGCGGTACTGAACAAGGCGACGGACAACTACGGCCGCCTGCACGGCCATTCCGGCCTCTATGCCATCGACGGCGCACTGATCCCCGGCAACACGAGCGTGAACCCCTTCGTCACCATCGCGGCGCTCGCCGAACGGAACATCGAGGAAATAATCGCCGCCGACTTCTGAACCACCTCACCGCTGGGGCAGGACACAGACAGTGTCCAGCCCCAGCACATGGTTGAGCCGGCCGAACGCCAGCCACGAGCCGATGCTCATGGTGAGCTCCACGATCTCCGCCTGGCTGTAGTGGGCCGTCATCCGGCTCCAGAAGTCCTCGTCGAGGCCGTGGTGGTCCAGGGCGTAGCGCTCGGCGTACTCGGCGGCCAGGCGGGTGCGTTCGTCGAAGGCGTCCGTGGTGCGCCAGGCGGTGACCGCGTCCGCGAAGTCGTCCTCCACTTTCCGCCCGTCGCGCTCGGTGCGCCAGTCCAGGCAGAAGGCGCAGCCGTTGATCTGCGCGATCCGCAGCCGTGCCGCCTCGAACTCGCGCAGGCCCAGGGTGGTGTGGGCGTACACCGCGAGCGAGAAGTTCGACGCCGCCGTGCCGATCTCGGGGACCATCTCCCCCCACACGTAGGGGATGGGGTCCGCTCCCTCGGGGATGTCGATGCGCAGGGTCACCGGTCATGTCCTTCCCAGTCGGCCGACTGCGGGGCGCAGCGGCACGTCGAGCGCGTCGTAGAGGCCGGGCGCCGCCTCGGTGAGCCAGTCGATGGCGTTGACCAGGCGGCCGGCGGCGGTGGCGTTGCCCCCCGCCGACCGGTTACCGCCCTCGTCGCTCGCCTCGACGGTGACCTCTATACGGGGGCGGCCCTCGATGACGATCCGGTGCGCTCCGGCGCCGCCCCCGGGGGGCTGTGGCCAGTCCGGGGCGCAGGAGGCGTGGATGCGGGTGACGTGCTCGACGACGATACGGGGCCGTCCTGCGACGACACCCTGCACCTCGAAGCGCACGGCGCCCTGCGTACCGGCGGCGAACTCGCCCATGGTGGGCGTGGTGACGGTGGCCTCCAGCGGGCGCCGCTCCAACGTCTCGCGGACCTCGTCCAGTTCGACGCCCAGGCCTGTGGCCATCATCCGCAGCTGCCCGCCCCACACCACCGTCGGCACGCCCTCGACGAGCATCGGCGGCTGGTAGTCCATCGGGTGCCCCATGCCGACCAGGTGCCGTACCGAGTCCTCCTGGTCGTACGTGGAGTAGTCGAAGATCTCCTGGCAGCGCACCGCGTCGATCCGCGAGCCGAGGCCGGTGATCAGCAGGGGCAGGGTGTCGTTCGCCCAGCCGGGGTCGACTCCGGAGACGAACAGGGACCCGCCGCCGGTCGCCACGGCCTCCAGCAGCGGCTTCCTGATGTCGGGCGGGGCGCCCCGGTGGTCGTACATCCCGTAGACGGACGGCGTGACGACGACCGCCCCGGCCCGGACGGCCCGTTCGATGTCCCGCAGCGCCTCATCGGGGCGTACGTCTCCGGAGGCCGCGTACACGACCGCGCGTGGGCCGGTCGCGAGCACGGCGGCGACGTCGTCGGTCGCCGGCACGCCCAGCGGGCGGCCGAGTCCGCTCAGGTCGCCCGCGTCCCGGCCGACCTTGGCGGGGTCGGCGACCAGTACGGCCGCGAGGCCCAGCGACGGATGCGCGTCGACGGCACGGATCGCCGCGCGGCCGACATTGCCCGTACCCCACACAACCGTGGAAATCATGGGCGGAGGGTAACGAGGCGAGGCAAAGGTTCCCAGAGCCGTGCAGGGAGATCTTTCCTGCCCGAACGGGGACGCAGGAGTCGTTGCCGGGTGTCACATCCGCGGTGGCTTCACCGCCACGTCCAGGTAGAACGTGTCGATGCTGCGCACCGCCTCCTCGAACTCCTCCAGGTTGACCGGCTTGGTCACATAGGCGTTCGCGTGGTGGCGGTAGGCGCCGGACACGTCGTCGGGCGCCGAGGACGTGGTGAGCACCACCACCGGAATCGTGCGCAGATCGGCGTCCTCCTTGACCACGGCCAGGAACTCCCGGCCGTTCATGCGGGGCATGTTGAGGTCGAGGACGATCAGGTCGGGGCGCGGGTTCGCCGGGTCGCGCAGATACTCCAGGGCCTCGATGCCGTCGGCGACCTGGGTGAGGTTGCGGGCGCCGCGCTCGGCCAGGGCGTCCTGGATGAGCATCGCGTCGGCGATGTCGTCCTCGACCAGCAGCACGTCGTGGGGGCGGGTGGGGGCGGGGACGGACATGGCTATGAACTCCGGGGGGCGGAAGGGGTTTGACGTGGGGTGCCGCTGGTGATCAGGCCGGGTCGGCGGCGCCGGGCTCCTTGCCGGCTCATGCCCGAGGCCCGGCCGATCTCGGGACAGCCCGCACCGGCCGCCGCCGCGGCGCGGGCGGCCCTGTCTGCCGGCTGCTGTGCGACCCGCTCCACCTGGAACGGCACGTGCAGTTGGGCGAGGACGTCGTCTCGTGCCGAGCGGGCGTCATCTCTCCTTCACCTCTGGGAACAGAGAAGTGGGAGGCAGACATGGCAACTACCCTAAGGGGCCGTCACATGGCGCGACAACAGCTGTTGTCGGACGTGGACAAGGTGCGTTCCCTACGGGCCCTCGACGCGGCCCCGTCGCAGACGAAGGAGCTCAACAGGCCGTGATGAACGAGCAGCCGCCCGGCACCCGCAACGCCACGGCCGGTTGGAGCACCCGCCGCTGGCTGCGGGTGAGCGTCGCCGTCACGCTGACCGTCCTGGCCGTGCTGGGCTCGCTGGGAACGTGGGCGATGACCCGGACCACCCAGTTGACCGAGCAGATCGTGGACCGGCGGCTGCCCGCGCTGACGTACGCGGTACGGCTGGAGACCGCGCTGGTCAACCAGGAGACCGGCGTCCGCGGTTACGGCCTGTCCGGACAGCGGGACTTCCTCCAGCCGTATGCGCAGGGGGTGTCCGAGGAGAAGGACACGCTGCGGCGGCTGGGGACGCTCCTGGCGGACGATCCGCGCGCCCGTGACGATCTGGCGACCGTTCGGCGGCTGTCGGGCCGCTGGCAGGAGCGCGTCGCCCTGCCCATCGCCAACGCCGACCCGGACCGCGCCGTGTCGCTGGCCGCGTCCCGGACCGAGGCGGGCAAGGCCGGCTTCGACGCCCTGCGCCGGGCGCTGACCACGCAGCAGACGCATCTGGAGCAGGAACGGGCCGCCGCGTCCCGTGAGTTGCGGCGGGCCACGAGTCTGCGCAACTGGACGTTCACGGTGATCGCGCTGGTCATCGCGCTGGTCGCCGTGCTGGTCTTCGAGGCGCTGCGGCGCGGCATAACCACTCCGCTGAGCCGGCT
Proteins encoded in this window:
- a CDS encoding carbonic anhydrase; the encoded protein is MNLDNTPLRGTGVEPTSSATAAPARRALLRAALTGAAALGAGLALDASPASAVTAAPHHRPSTPAQALRELEAGNLRWRTFRERHPNESPAVRQTLTSGQHPFAVILSCVDSRVPPELVFDQGLGDLLTVRSAGEVLDEAVLGSVAYGVLELAIPLVLVLGHQSCGAVRAAVEAEESGQRLPAHIQYLADEISPAIDHTKEGDARVDASVDANVRLVRSRLAAEPDLAAKVASGQLAVVGARYELTTQRVHRID
- a CDS encoding alginate lyase family protein yields the protein MADAPVRPRRRTRLPLLAATTATAAALVATVLAGPGAPRADAAPATFVHPGVTVSKSQLDFTRSKVGAGAQPWKGAFDRMMASKYADLNRTPKPRAVVECGSYSNPNNGCTDEREDAIAAYTHALAWYITRDERHARKAIELMDAWSAVIRDHTNSNAPLQTGWAGSSWPKAAEIIKYTYTGNWANSGRFATMLRSVYLPEIINGSNSNGNWELSMMEAAIGISVFLEDKASYDKAMAKFRTRTAAFVYLASDGDLPKTVPSQNLDTRDKIVRYWQGQSTFVTGLTQETCRDLTHTGYGISAISHVAETSRIQGQDLYGTDVGERLRHALGFQAKYEMGAAVPSWLCGGSLHLGLGPVTEVGYNALHNRLGHAMTNTQALTERNRPAGSNNLFVAWETLTHGDNPN
- a CDS encoding GMC oxidoreductase, which encodes MSADLQNRPPLSGISRRRFIAGTSFITGAAVIGGHHSHALAAPQQNTAVIKPGVRIPVLVIGTGYGGSVAALRLAQAGVEVHMVDMGMAWDTPGPDGKIFANTTTPDYRSFWLRTRTKQPLSNFLGFPLDKDVPRYTGILDAEEMGGITVYQGRGVGGGSLVNGGMAVTPRRENFGAVLPSVDADEMYDVYYPRANAELGVSTIDPAWFETAACYQYARVGRKHAQRSGFPFVFVPDVYDWDYMKQEAAGTVPKSALAGEILYGNNHGKKSLQQTYLARARATGKVTISPLHRVVSVAPASLGGYTVGMEQLDTGGAVTATKTVTADRVFFAAGSVGTSKLLVRLKATGALPGLNGEVGKGWGDNGNVMCGRANHMWDPTGALQSAIPTAGIDNWAAGGAFAEVAPLPTGIETYASFYLSITKNPHRAEFSWNPANGKVELNWQTSWKQPSITMAKSIFDRINAKEGTIYRTDLFGIHKIWGDHLTYHPLGGAVLNKATDNYGRLHGHSGLYAIDGALIPGNTSVNPFVTIAALAERNIEEIIAADF
- a CDS encoding carboxymuconolactone decarboxylase family protein — its product is MVPEIGTAASNFSLAVYAHTTLGLREFEAARLRIAQINGCAFCLDWRTERDGRKVEDDFADAVTAWRTTDAFDERTRLAAEYAERYALDHHGLDEDFWSRMTAHYSQAEIVELTMSIGSWLAFGRLNHVLGLDTVCVLPQR
- a CDS encoding NAD(P)H-dependent amine dehydrogenase family protein, with the protein product MISTVVWGTGNVGRAAIRAVDAHPSLGLAAVLVADPAKVGRDAGDLSGLGRPLGVPATDDVAAVLATGPRAVVYAASGDVRPDEALRDIERAVRAGAVVVTPSVYGMYDHRGAPPDIRKPLLEAVATGGGSLFVSGVDPGWANDTLPLLITGLGSRIDAVRCQEIFDYSTYDQEDSVRHLVGMGHPMDYQPPMLVEGVPTVVWGGQLRMMATGLGVELDEVRETLERRPLEATVTTPTMGEFAAGTQGAVRFEVQGVVAGRPRIVVEHVTRIHASCAPDWPQPPGGGAGAHRIVIEGRPRIEVTVEASDEGGNRSAGGNATAAGRLVNAIDWLTEAAPGLYDALDVPLRPAVGRLGRT
- a CDS encoding response regulator, yielding MSVPAPTRPHDVLLVEDDIADAMLIQDALAERGARNLTQVADGIEALEYLRDPANPRPDLIVLDLNMPRMNGREFLAVVKEDADLRTIPVVVLTTSSAPDDVSGAYRHHANAYVTKPVNLEEFEEAVRSIDTFYLDVAVKPPRM